TATTCCGGCGTAGTATCGATTCTCACCGTGCCGTACTTATCCGTCGCGCGGTTTAGCAACTTGAGGCCGACGATATTTTTAAGCGGTACCGCGACTACATTGTGGTGGGGGTTAAATTGTTCGCGGATGAACCGTTCGTTGGTAATGATAAAACGGTTGCGTCTCTTGCGTTTAAAATAAATAGGGACGAGCGCGAGGATGCCGGCCAACGCGATCCACCATATTTGGACGATAATGGCGGCGGCTATGGCGAGTAGTAAAATTACTACCGACAGGAACACGGTCTTATAGATGAACGAGATGTGTTCGTAGAATATACGTTCTACTTGTTCGGATTTGCTGCCGTTTGCCATACGTCCTCCGGGGCACGCAGGATGGGATTATACGGGCTTCTTCCCAAAAAACATTATACACGCTACGCCTTATGTTGTCAAGCTAAACCTTCCACGCGTCATAAATATATTTCGACGTTAAGGTCGGCGCGGGCCGCGTTGCCCGATTCCCGGAGTAGGCGTCCTACCTCAGCCCGGACGTACCGGTATAGAACCTCGTTTCGATGGCGGGGGAACATTTTTTTGAGAGCCCCGCGGTCCTGCGGCGGCCTTTTTATAAAGAGGGCCGGCCTATCGAGGAAGTATCCCAAGAGGGTTTTCTCGTCGGCTTTTATCCGGGGAAAGACGTAGAGGTCGACGTATTTAGCGATGATGATTTCTTCCGCCAGGTAACGGCGGAAGCTCGCCGCGTCGACGCTTCCGGTCGGCCGGTACGCTTTGGCGGCAAGCGCCGCGGCCCGATTCACTTCGTCGCTCGAGGCCCCCAGCGCTTTATTTTTCGCCAGCGAGAGGATTATCTTACGTTCGACCAGGCCGTCCACGGTTTCGCGGAGCTTTTCCCCCTTCGGCAAATAACCTTCGGCGGCGATGACGTCGGCTTCGGTAATAACCTCGCCCCCTACCGACGCCAGGACCTTTCCCCGGCACGCGGTCGCCAGCGCCGCGAACACGACCAACGCGCCGAGCGCCGTATTCCTTGCCGCTCTCATTCGCCTTTGGCGCCTTCCGGGGGACGAATTCCCGCCAGCGTCGGCAATACGGCGGGCTTCCGCCAGCACGAGCCGTAGTCGAAGAGGATTATACCGTCGGCCGGCGCATCCGCGAGGCTCTCCGCGACCGCCGAGGGGTACGAAGCCTCGTGGTTGAAAGCGCCGACGCCCATATATAGACGAGCGTCGCCGCGACGCCGCTCGAGCCTGTCGGCCAACGCCGCCAGCTTGGCCGCGTCGCCCCAATACGTCATCGGGCACATTATATCGACGAGGCCGCGGTCCAGCCAACCGAGCCAATCCTGGCCCACGTAGCGGTAGGCGTGTTCGGGGTCGGCCCAGGGGGCGGCGGAGAATTGCACTTCCGGGTCGGCCTCCTTGACCGCTCGCCCGGCCGCCGCGACGGCCCGCGTCACCTGGTCCGCGCGCCAATCCAGCCACTCCAGCGTTTGGAGGTCGAACCAACGGACGGCGAGGCCGGCGTAGCCTACGGCGGGGTTGTAAACCGCGCCGTCGAGTTTATGGTAGCCGAGCAGTACCGGGTCTTGGCGGCCGCGCTCGGCCAGGTAGCGGGTGCGACTACTCTTGCCGTACCCGAATCGATAATTCGGATACCGGATGAAGTCGAGGTGTACGCCGTCGACGTCGTATTCGCGGGCGACCTCGGCCGCCACCGCGGCGAAGTATTCGGCGAAGGCCGCCGCCGCCGGGTCGACGTACCAACCCTCAGCGTCGCCGCCGGCCATCTCGCGCTTGGTATAACGCGTAAGGCGCCGGCTGTCCCGGCCTACCGCGATCCATTCCGGCCGGCGGTTCGCGATATGGTTCTTCATCGGCGGCATCTCGGGTCCGGGCCAAATATAATTGACGTTCAGCCACGCGTGCACCTCGACGTCGAATAACCTCGCGCAGGTAATTGCTTCGGCAAGGGGGTCGAAATCGTCGGGTTGGCCTTCCAGTTTCCGCGACCGCGGCTCGGAAGCGGATGCGTAGTACGCGTCGCCGGCGCGGCGGACCTGGACGAAGAGCGCGTCGACGTCGTAGGCCGCGGCGGTCGCGACGAGGCGTTCGATCTCGGCGGGGTCGTATAACGACTCGGTCGTGACCCACAACGCGCGGACGTGGGGGCGCCGTTCGCCGGCGGACGCGACGGCTGTTGCTACGATAGTTAACCAAGCCGCGATAGTCGCACGAATAACGTTCGTCGCCCGGGCGGTCATATCGGAATATATTTATTATATATGACCGGCAGTTGCAAGCTTAAACGTAGGCCTCCCGTGCGGTTCGTTTTAAACGCCCGCTTTTTGCCGCGCCGAAGTAGTTTCCCCTTGAAACGCATCCGCATTATAGTATTATGACGTTGCGTCAGTAACCTGTTCGACGAGGGGAAGCCTTATGAGTTATTATTTCAGCAAAACGTTTAACGTCTCCTTCGACGAGGCGGTGGAGAAGGTGCGCGCCGCGCTCGCGGCCGAGGGCTTCGGCGTCTTGACCGAAATCGACGTACGGGCGACTCTCAAGAAGAAGCTCGGCGTCGACTTCAGGGCGTATAAAATATTGGGCGCGTGCCATCCCGAGTCGGCGTACCGGGCGCTCCAGCTCGAGGACAAGATCGGCCTTATGTTGCCGTGCAACGTCGTCGTTCAGGAGCGCGCGCCGGGCGAGGTCGAAGTGGCGGCGGTCGACCCGGTAGCGTCGATGGCGGCGGTGGATAACGCCGCCCTGGCCGAAGTCGCCGACGGCGTACGCGCGAAGCTCGAGAGCGTAATCGATAAAATCTGAACCGGAAGCGTTGAGCGTGCAAGAAGGAGGTAGGCCA
This region of bacterium genomic DNA includes:
- a CDS encoding family 10 glycosylhydrolase yields the protein MTARATNVIRATIAAWLTIVATAVASAGERRPHVRALWVTTESLYDPAEIERLVATAAAYDVDALFVQVRRAGDAYYASASEPRSRKLEGQPDDFDPLAEAITCARLFDVEVHAWLNVNYIWPGPEMPPMKNHIANRRPEWIAVGRDSRRLTRYTKREMAGGDAEGWYVDPAAAAFAEYFAAVAAEVAREYDVDGVHLDFIRYPNYRFGYGKSSRTRYLAERGRQDPVLLGYHKLDGAVYNPAVGYAGLAVRWFDLQTLEWLDWRADQVTRAVAAAGRAVKEADPEVQFSAAPWADPEHAYRYVGQDWLGWLDRGLVDIMCPMTYWGDAAKLAALADRLERRRGDARLYMGVGAFNHEASYPSAVAESLADAPADGIILFDYGSCWRKPAVLPTLAGIRPPEGAKGE
- a CDS encoding DUF302 domain-containing protein — translated: MSYYFSKTFNVSFDEAVEKVRAALAAEGFGVLTEIDVRATLKKKLGVDFRAYKILGACHPESAYRALQLEDKIGLMLPCNVVVQERAPGEVEVAAVDPVASMAAVDNAALAEVADGVRAKLESVIDKI